A window of the Lolium perenne isolate Kyuss_39 chromosome 7, Kyuss_2.0, whole genome shotgun sequence genome harbors these coding sequences:
- the LOC127315289 gene encoding GDSL esterase/lipase At4g26790-like, translating to MLLRAESTYTLTLVRTDEHMLQAVLPMWKELEYFQEYQQRLAKHVGRDGAKHIVSNAAYIVSVGTNDFLENYFLLVTGRFLEYSVSEYTDFLVARAEEFLTTIYRLGARRVTFAGLPAMGCLPLERTLNVIRGGGCNEEYNTVAREYNVRVNAMMARLRAKLQGFRLAYVDVYNSMVDVISHPEKLGLENVSEGCCATGKVEMAYLCNDVSPFTCHDAGKYFFWDSFHPTEKLNRFFATGITKALLEII from the coding sequence ATGCTGCTGAGAGCTGAGAGTACGTACACGCTAACTCTTGTCCGTACGGATGAACACATGCTGCAGGCAGTGCTACCGATGTGGAAGGAGTTGGAGTACTTCCAGGAGTACCAGCAGCGGCTAGCCAAGCACGTCGGGCGCGACGGCGCCAAGCACATCGTCTCCAACGCCGCCTACATCGTCAGCGTCGGCACCAATGACTTCCTGGAGAACTACTTCCTCCTCGTCACCGGGCGGTTCCTTGAGTACAGCGTGTCCGAGTACACCGACTTCCTCGTCGCGCGCGCCGAGGAGTTCCTGACGACTATCTACAGGCTGGGCGCGCGGCGGGTCACCTTCGCGGGGCTGCCGGCCATGGGGTGCCTGCCGCTGGAGCGCACTCTCAACGTGATCCGCGGCGGCGGCTGCAACGAGGAGTACAATACGGTGGCTAGGGAGTACAACGTCAGGGTCAACGCCATGATGGCCAGGCTCCGGGCCAAGCTCCAAGGGTTCAGGCTCGCCTACGTCGACGTCTACAATAGCATGGTGGACGTCATCAGCCATCCTGAGAAGCTCGGGCTGGAGAACGTCTCCGAAGGATGCTGCGCCACAGGGAAGGTCGAGATGGCCTACCTCTGCAACGACGTCTCCCCGTTCACATGCCACGATGCTGGCAAGTACTTCTTCTGGGACTCGTTCCATCCCACCGAGAAGCTCAACCGCTTCTTCGCCACAGGGATCACCAAGGCTCTCCTAGAGATAATCTAG
- the LOC127311686 gene encoding uncharacterized protein translates to MAASVRTWLVVAALACALTLLLRSADAQAAGPTTASPAQKPVCVPGAKTPCRVGALPRDPENQEEEGMFNVKARAPSGAGDTDSDDDYTDPDQPKDPDQPDDDDLVVLGH, encoded by the coding sequence ATGGCGGCATCCGTGCGCACATGGCTGGTGGTGGCGGCGCTGGCGTGTGCCCTAACGCTGCTGCTGCGCTCGGCGGATGCGCAGGCAGCCGGCCCTACGACGGCGTCGCCGGCACAGAAGCCCGTGTGCGTTCCGGGCGCCAAGACGCCGTGCCGCGTGGGCGCGCTGCCGCGCGACCCGGagaaccaggaggaggagggcatGTTCAACGTCAAGGCGAGGGCCCCGAGCGGCGCGGGTGAcaccgacagcgacgacgactacACCGACCCCGACCAGCCCAAGGACCCCGACCAGCCCGACGACGACGACCTCGTCGTTCTCGGTCACTGA